The following coding sequences lie in one Armatimonadota bacterium genomic window:
- the secF gene encoding protein translocase subunit SecF gives MRAWDIIGNRRWGYLLSLLVVLPGALALATWGINFGIDFTGGTLLNLRLGTDASLDQVRATLRPFGHEDAVIQKSADRPREVLVRTRPLDEEQTARLEAAFAREYGGAEVLRAERVGPTIGRELRQRAIQAVVIGLLLQVVYITMRFRSLRFALAADVALVHDLLVVVGVFALTRREVDSSFVAVLLTVVGYSINDTVVILDRIRENVNLRLREPFERLVNRSILEVLVRSLTTGFGAIVALVLLYFFGGPTLRDFVFGLGLGVVTGTYSSLFVASPILVEWQRISERRQRRPAEVAESAAVPELAAVGESPLPARRRRSRRRR, from the coding sequence GTGCGCGCCTGGGACATCATCGGCAACCGGCGCTGGGGCTACCTCCTCTCCCTGCTGGTCGTTCTCCCCGGGGCGCTGGCCCTGGCCACCTGGGGCATCAACTTCGGCATCGACTTCACCGGCGGCACCCTGCTCAACCTGCGCCTGGGAACAGACGCCTCCCTGGACCAGGTGCGGGCCACCCTGCGGCCGTTTGGCCATGAGGACGCCGTCATCCAGAAGTCCGCCGACCGGCCGCGGGAGGTGCTGGTGCGCACCAGGCCGCTGGACGAGGAGCAGACGGCCCGGCTGGAAGCCGCCTTCGCCCGGGAGTACGGCGGCGCAGAGGTGCTGCGCGCGGAGCGCGTGGGCCCCACCATCGGCCGGGAGCTGCGGCAGCGGGCCATCCAGGCGGTGGTCATCGGCCTCCTCCTGCAGGTGGTCTACATCACCATGCGCTTCCGTTCCCTGCGCTTCGCCCTGGCCGCGGACGTGGCCCTGGTGCACGACCTGCTGGTGGTGGTGGGCGTCTTCGCCCTCACCCGGCGGGAGGTCGATTCCTCATTCGTCGCCGTCCTCCTCACCGTGGTGGGCTATTCCATCAACGACACGGTGGTGATCCTGGACCGCATCCGGGAGAACGTCAACCTGCGGCTGCGGGAGCCATTCGAGCGCCTGGTCAACCGCTCCATCCTGGAGGTCCTGGTGCGGTCGCTGACTACCGGGTTTGGGGCCATCGTGGCGCTGGTCCTCCTGTACTTCTTCGGCGGCCCGACACTGCGGGACTTCGTCTTCGGCCTGGGCCTGGGGGTGGTTACCGGCACCTACTCCTCCCTCTTCGTGGCCAGCCCGATCCTGGTGGAGTGGCAGCGGATAAGTGAGCGCCGGCAGCGCCGGCCTGCAGAGGTGGCGGAGAGTGCCGCCGTCCCCGAGCTGGCGGCGGTGGGCGAGAGCCCTCTTCCGGCGCGGCGGCGCCGCAGCCGGCGGCGGAGGTAG
- a CDS encoding PAS domain-containing protein — MYITALEREGRVAPLAYLLLGLAWLYGLSVPIVQPYLRLPQLVSSYFISITDALFTMLWLLATGGFHSPFYVAIYAAVVSVALRFNLRETAVAAVVYAASYMVLLWSLGQLGDNLPEVLVRVGFIFVIAATSALLARETFRQARAKARMRTRLMRELRLREERYRALFERVPVPLYRAAPDGRILDANEALVEMLGYPDRDSLLAATATTLHVDPDARALWMATMAQRGMVRDFIARLRRFDGSVIWVRDNAREVRDDHGHVVAYEGMLEDVTERRKAEEVLRQNEARLRLLVDQIPALVWTTDRQMRFTSFLGAGLAVLGLRPNQLVGRTLYEVFGTGDPRLPAVAAHREALEGKSAAYEMKWGGRAYQAHVEPLRAADGSIGGTTGVALDVTERVRTEELRLALEAARRPAGGSLSGQISW, encoded by the coding sequence GTGTACATCACCGCCCTGGAGCGGGAGGGGAGAGTGGCTCCCCTGGCCTACCTGCTCCTGGGGCTGGCCTGGCTCTACGGCCTCTCCGTGCCCATCGTCCAGCCCTACCTGCGCCTGCCGCAATTGGTCTCCAGCTACTTCATCTCGATTACCGACGCCCTGTTCACCATGCTCTGGCTCCTGGCCACCGGCGGGTTCCACTCCCCGTTCTACGTGGCCATCTACGCCGCGGTAGTCTCGGTGGCGCTGCGCTTCAACCTGCGGGAGACGGCCGTGGCCGCGGTGGTCTACGCGGCCAGCTACATGGTCCTGCTCTGGTCGCTGGGGCAGCTGGGGGACAACCTGCCGGAGGTGCTGGTCCGTGTAGGCTTTATCTTCGTCATCGCGGCCACCTCGGCACTGCTGGCGCGGGAGACCTTTCGCCAGGCACGGGCCAAGGCGCGGATGCGTACCCGCCTGATGCGGGAGCTGCGCCTGCGGGAAGAGCGCTACCGCGCTCTCTTTGAGCGGGTGCCCGTGCCCCTCTACCGCGCCGCCCCCGACGGGCGGATCCTGGATGCCAACGAGGCTCTGGTGGAGATGCTGGGCTACCCCGACCGGGACTCCCTGCTGGCCGCGACTGCCACAACACTGCACGTCGACCCCGATGCCCGGGCACTGTGGATGGCAACCATGGCCCAGCGCGGCATGGTGCGGGACTTCATCGCCCGGCTGCGGCGTTTCGATGGCTCGGTGATCTGGGTGCGGGATAACGCCCGGGAGGTGCGGGACGACCACGGGCACGTGGTGGCCTACGAGGGCATGCTGGAGGACGTTACCGAGCGGCGGAAGGCGGAGGAAGTCCTGCGGCAAAACGAGGCCCGCCTCCGCCTGCTGGTCGACCAGATCCCCGCCCTGGTCTGGACCACCGACAGACAGATGCGGTTCACCTCCTTCCTGGGGGCGGGACTGGCGGTGCTGGGCCTTCGTCCCAACCAGTTGGTCGGCAGGACCCTGTACGAGGTCTTCGGCACCGGCGACCCGCGCCTCCCCGCCGTGGCCGCGCACCGCGAGGCGCTAGAAGGCAAGTCCGCGGCGTACGAGATGAAGTGGGGTGGGCGGGCCTACCAGGCGCACGTGGAGCCCCTGCGCGCTGCCGACGGCTCCATCGGCGGGACCACGGGGGTGGCTCTGGACGTGACGGAGCGGGTGCGGACCGAGGAGCTGCGCCTGGCCCTGGAGGCGGCGCGCCGCCCCGCGGGCGGCTCTCTTTCCGGGCAGATCTCCTGGTAA
- the secD gene encoding protein translocase subunit SecD — MLRLFGRITVVLLVLVAVQLAAAPVGLRGWRPYLQPPRLQVNLGLDLQGGSHIVLEARQTPEVPVTREAVDAALEVIRRRIDQLGVVEPTIQREGERRIIVELPGIEDPQRALRVIGQTALLEFVNTGARSLPEGATWNEAGTEVTLPGPEKRTIPLKKEVVVTGADLADARAAFEQGQVRTGAPIVTFQFKGPGAKKFEEFTGSHIGQYLTIVLDNRVISSPVIQSRITGGSGQISGRFTLEEARELAVLLRAGALPVPVEVVERRTIGPSLGRDSLDLSLRAGAIAVVLIIAFMIALYRLPGVLANAALVLYALFLFAALATLRATMTLPGIAAFIISVGMAIDANVLIFERIKEELRAGKTLRAGIQTGWERAWSAILDSNVTTLVGAAVLFVLGTGPIKGFATTLFIGVLISMFTAIVITRMLVDAAARPPLDRYLRFGL; from the coding sequence GTGCTGCGTCTCTTCGGGCGGATCACAGTAGTGCTGCTGGTTCTGGTGGCGGTGCAGCTGGCGGCCGCGCCTGTTGGCCTGCGGGGCTGGCGGCCCTACCTGCAGCCGCCCCGCCTCCAGGTCAACCTCGGGCTGGACCTGCAGGGCGGCAGCCACATCGTGCTGGAGGCGCGCCAGACCCCGGAGGTGCCGGTGACTCGCGAGGCGGTCGACGCTGCCCTGGAAGTGATCCGCCGCCGGATCGACCAGCTGGGCGTGGTAGAGCCCACGATCCAGCGCGAAGGGGAGCGGCGCATCATCGTGGAGCTGCCCGGCATCGAAGACCCCCAGCGGGCGCTGCGCGTCATCGGGCAAACGGCGCTGTTGGAGTTTGTGAATACGGGGGCCCGGTCACTGCCCGAGGGGGCCACCTGGAACGAGGCGGGGACTGAGGTAACCCTTCCCGGGCCGGAGAAGCGGACTATCCCTCTGAAGAAAGAGGTGGTGGTCACCGGGGCGGATCTAGCTGACGCCCGTGCCGCCTTCGAGCAGGGCCAGGTGAGAACCGGCGCACCCATCGTCACCTTTCAGTTCAAAGGGCCCGGGGCGAAGAAGTTCGAGGAGTTCACCGGCAGCCACATCGGGCAGTACCTGACCATCGTCCTGGACAACCGGGTGATCTCCTCACCGGTGATCCAGAGCCGGATCACCGGCGGCTCGGGCCAGATCAGCGGCCGCTTCACCCTGGAGGAAGCCCGCGAGCTGGCGGTGCTGCTGCGCGCCGGCGCCCTGCCGGTTCCCGTGGAGGTCGTGGAGCGACGCACCATCGGGCCCTCCCTGGGGCGAGACTCGCTGGATCTGAGCCTGCGCGCCGGCGCCATCGCCGTGGTGCTGATCATCGCCTTCATGATCGCCCTCTACCGGCTTCCCGGCGTGCTGGCCAACGCGGCGCTAGTGCTGTACGCTCTCTTCCTCTTCGCCGCGCTGGCCACCCTGCGCGCAACCATGACCCTGCCCGGCATCGCCGCCTTCATCATCTCCGTGGGCATGGCCATCGACGCCAACGTGCTCATCTTCGAGCGGATCAAGGAGGAGCTGCGCGCCGGCAAAACCCTGCGCGCCGGCATCCAGACCGGGTGGGAGCGGGCCTGGAGCGCCATCCTCGACTCCAACGTGACCACCCTGGTGGGCGCGGCGGTCCTCTTCGTGCTGGGTACCGGGCCCATCAAGGGCTTCGCCACCACCCTGTTCATCGGGGTGCTGATCAGCATGTTCACCGCCATCGTCATCACCCGCATGCTGGTGGACGCAGCTGCCCGGCCCCCCCTGGACCGCTACCTCCGCTTCGGCCTGTGA
- a CDS encoding response regulator, giving the protein MPDQSRKDAVILVVDDEETNVLLLRRLLEQAGYSGVVSTTDPRQVLPLHQALSPDLILLDLHMPYLDGFAVLERLRPHIPSGDYLPVVVLTADITAQAKRRALAAGAKDFLTKPFDATEVLLRVHNLLETRRLHRQLQEHNRLLEERVRERTRELEEARLEILERLALAAEYRDDATGQHTRRVGQTAALLARALGLPQDQVELIGRAAPLHDIGKIGVPDGILLKPGPLTVEEFEMMKAHTVIGARILSGSRFPLLQLAEEIALTHHERWDGLGYPRGLRGEQIPLAGRIVAVADAFDAMTSGRPYRSSLSQEEVWALLWAGAGTQWEERLVRAFATVMSAQRPVEGVYAG; this is encoded by the coding sequence ATGCCGGACCAGTCACGTAAGGACGCAGTCATCCTTGTGGTGGACGACGAGGAGACCAACGTCCTGCTGCTCAGGCGTCTGCTGGAGCAGGCCGGCTACAGCGGTGTGGTCAGCACCACGGATCCGCGTCAGGTCCTCCCGCTGCACCAGGCTCTTTCTCCCGACCTGATCCTGCTGGACCTGCACATGCCCTACCTGGACGGCTTTGCAGTGCTGGAGCGCCTGAGGCCCCACATCCCTTCGGGGGACTACCTGCCGGTCGTTGTCCTTACCGCCGACATCACCGCACAGGCCAAACGGCGGGCCCTGGCGGCGGGGGCCAAGGACTTCCTGACCAAACCCTTCGATGCCACGGAGGTCCTGCTGCGCGTCCACAACCTCCTGGAGACCCGGCGCCTGCACCGCCAGCTCCAGGAGCATAACCGCCTGCTGGAGGAGCGGGTGCGGGAGCGAACCCGCGAGCTGGAGGAGGCGCGCCTCGAGATCCTGGAGCGTCTGGCCCTGGCCGCCGAGTACCGCGACGACGCCACCGGGCAGCACACCCGGCGCGTCGGCCAGACCGCCGCCCTGCTGGCCCGGGCGCTGGGCCTTCCTCAGGACCAGGTGGAGCTGATCGGTCGGGCCGCCCCCCTGCACGACATCGGCAAGATCGGCGTTCCCGACGGGATCCTCCTCAAGCCAGGCCCGCTTACGGTGGAGGAGTTCGAGATGATGAAGGCCCACACCGTCATCGGCGCCAGGATCCTCTCCGGCAGCCGCTTCCCCCTCCTGCAGCTGGCCGAGGAGATCGCCCTCACCCACCACGAGCGGTGGGATGGCCTGGGCTACCCGCGCGGACTGCGCGGGGAGCAGATCCCGCTGGCCGGACGGATCGTGGCCGTGGCCGATGCCTTCGACGCCATGACCTCCGGCCGGCCGTACCGCTCGTCGCTCTCCCAGGAGGAGGTCTGGGCCCTGCTGTGGGCGGGCGCAGGGACCCAGTGGGAGGAACGGCTCGTCCGGGCGTTTGCCACCGTCATGTCCGCGCAGCGGCCAGTGGAGGGTGTCTATGCTGGATGA
- the recJ gene encoding single-stranded-DNA-specific exonuclease RecJ: protein MVPSALSATRWILRPPDPEQAASLARALHLSLPAAQLLLHRRLTDPAAAERFLRADLADLSDPAVLLDLPRAAGRILQAVRHGELLTVYGDYDADGVTATAILVRGLRTLGAEVAFFIPRREVEGYGLSAQAVGCLEAPGLLVTVDCGITAVEEVRYAASRGFEVIVLDHHEPGELLPPAWAVVAPTRPGQPPVTPLAACGLAYQVVRAVWEQAGMHRLPEELVDLAAVGTLADVVPLVGDNRILARRGLERLSTAPSVGLGALLREAGLCGRVRPRDVTFALAPRLNAAGRMGDARAAVTLLLTDDPVEAADLARMLDQENRRRQDLTDQVLAEAAAQVEGEGWADAPALVVAGEGWHPGVIGIVASYLVERYSRPAVVIAVQGEVGRGSARSIEALPLVNVLDACAGLLQRYGGHAMAAGLTIAPGQIEAFRGRFLQEAGRRLRPEDLVPAIQIDAELALGDLTLDLARELERLAPFGPGNPEPVFAVRGVRAAATRVVGEGHLRLGLTDGHSFIDAIGFARGDVAEVLAFTGARLDVAGSLQLERWDDQEKVSLVLRDLSAPGLDLDAVLADGRLLVERLFARAPDYLGGELRGVEEAVSFHTKVAGVTFEGRQSVIPHVRPGQRLRLVREPANPHDPHAVAVCTEDGQHLGYLSARLAGRLAPSMDAGTRYQATASQVTGGGERSYGLNIFVQRDDGEATVDRLLWMAWRQLPPAELIDRLRLYLHPGQSLREVQMRLLLAALEEAEVTTTLGPGRRGAATAVLAAAALAVRRGRPAVLALPLATLVDRWYEVYAPLLREAGFRPYRAHGALPLRRRQSTLRALEEGRADILLASEEWLCRGGLPEPPPAVVVVSGAGLPSRVGSSWAGTQVLVRFAWEGSGPGVPAAVDERHVRANLRLVDRRGADLEAVIGRPPEGEKTLVFLPEAAEAVALADRLRQRMGPAVAYYHGRLPVRVRRVLEQLFLDGGISLLVTTAAFPELFAPGDITRVILAGLPRSRGELVEVAALAGLSGRAASTVLAYSQEDVVRARARLDEQFPPRARLADLYRLLRDAPQEALVWPGEALDRLLQPSGWSPVATEAALEILAEVGVIQREEADGRWRLEPVVAARRELSASVWFAEGMRERAALEAMLPWAFGPASAILQTLAAPVARGAPP from the coding sequence TTGGTCCCTAGCGCGCTTTCCGCGACCCGCTGGATCCTGCGTCCGCCGGATCCGGAGCAGGCGGCCTCTCTCGCCCGCGCTCTCCACCTCAGCCTGCCAGCCGCCCAGCTCCTGCTGCACCGCCGCCTGACCGATCCGGCGGCGGCAGAACGGTTCCTCCGGGCCGACCTGGCGGACCTGAGCGATCCGGCGGTACTGCTCGACCTGCCCCGGGCCGCCGGCCGTATTCTGCAGGCCGTCCGCCACGGCGAGCTCCTGACCGTCTACGGCGACTACGACGCGGACGGGGTGACCGCCACGGCGATCCTGGTACGCGGCCTGCGGACGCTGGGAGCGGAGGTGGCGTTCTTCATCCCCAGGCGGGAGGTCGAGGGCTACGGCCTCAGCGCGCAGGCGGTCGGCTGTCTGGAAGCCCCGGGGCTGCTGGTCACCGTAGACTGCGGTATCACCGCGGTGGAGGAGGTGAGGTACGCCGCCTCGCGGGGGTTCGAGGTGATTGTGCTCGACCACCACGAACCGGGAGAGCTGCTACCCCCGGCCTGGGCTGTGGTCGCACCCACCCGCCCCGGCCAGCCGCCGGTCACTCCCCTCGCCGCCTGCGGCCTGGCCTACCAGGTAGTGCGGGCTGTGTGGGAACAGGCGGGGATGCACCGGCTTCCGGAGGAGCTGGTGGACCTGGCAGCGGTGGGCACGCTGGCCGACGTGGTTCCGCTGGTGGGTGACAACCGCATTCTGGCCCGTCGGGGGCTGGAGCGCCTCTCCACCGCCCCCTCGGTGGGGCTGGGCGCGCTGCTTCGGGAGGCCGGCCTGTGTGGCCGGGTCAGGCCGCGGGACGTTACGTTCGCCCTGGCACCGCGGCTGAACGCCGCGGGGCGGATGGGCGACGCCCGCGCGGCAGTTACCCTGCTGTTAACCGACGATCCCGTGGAGGCCGCGGACCTGGCGCGGATGCTGGACCAGGAGAACCGCCGCCGCCAGGACCTGACCGACCAGGTCCTGGCTGAAGCCGCGGCCCAGGTGGAGGGGGAGGGGTGGGCCGACGCGCCTGCCCTGGTGGTGGCGGGGGAGGGGTGGCATCCTGGCGTCATCGGAATCGTAGCCTCGTACCTGGTGGAACGGTACAGCCGGCCGGCCGTGGTGATCGCGGTGCAGGGGGAGGTGGGCAGGGGATCGGCCCGGAGCATCGAGGCGCTGCCGCTGGTGAATGTCCTGGACGCGTGTGCCGGCCTGCTGCAGCGCTACGGGGGGCACGCCATGGCCGCGGGACTGACCATCGCCCCCGGTCAGATCGAGGCCTTCCGCGGTCGATTTCTCCAGGAGGCGGGCCGTCGGCTGCGGCCGGAGGACCTCGTCCCCGCCATCCAAATCGACGCCGAGCTGGCGCTGGGCGATCTGACGCTGGACCTGGCCAGGGAGCTGGAACGTCTGGCGCCATTTGGCCCGGGCAACCCGGAGCCGGTTTTTGCCGTGCGCGGGGTGCGGGCGGCGGCCACCCGGGTGGTGGGGGAGGGGCACCTGCGGCTGGGGCTCACCGACGGGCACAGCTTCATCGACGCCATCGGCTTTGCCCGGGGGGATGTGGCGGAGGTCCTGGCCTTCACCGGGGCCCGCCTCGACGTCGCCGGGAGCCTGCAGCTGGAGCGCTGGGACGACCAGGAGAAGGTCTCCCTGGTTCTGCGGGACCTGAGTGCTCCCGGGCTCGACCTGGATGCGGTGCTTGCCGACGGCCGGCTGCTGGTGGAGCGCCTCTTCGCCCGCGCCCCGGACTACCTCGGTGGGGAGCTACGCGGCGTCGAGGAGGCAGTGTCCTTCCACACCAAGGTCGCCGGCGTGACCTTCGAGGGACGGCAGAGCGTCATCCCGCACGTGCGTCCGGGTCAGCGGCTGCGCCTGGTCCGTGAGCCGGCCAACCCGCACGACCCGCACGCCGTCGCCGTATGTACCGAGGATGGCCAGCACCTGGGTTACCTGAGCGCCCGTCTGGCCGGGCGGCTCGCCCCCTCCATGGACGCGGGGACCCGCTACCAGGCTACCGCCTCGCAGGTCACCGGAGGCGGCGAGCGCTCGTACGGCCTGAACATCTTCGTGCAGCGGGACGACGGGGAAGCGACGGTGGATCGGCTCCTGTGGATGGCCTGGCGGCAGCTTCCCCCCGCGGAACTTATCGACCGCCTGCGCCTCTACCTCCACCCCGGACAATCTCTGCGCGAGGTGCAGATGCGGCTGCTCCTGGCAGCCCTGGAGGAAGCGGAGGTGACCACGACGCTGGGCCCCGGGCGGCGCGGCGCGGCCACCGCGGTGCTCGCCGCCGCAGCGCTGGCCGTGCGACGCGGGCGGCCGGCGGTCCTCGCCCTCCCCCTGGCCACCCTGGTGGACCGCTGGTACGAGGTCTATGCGCCGCTGCTGCGCGAGGCAGGATTTCGTCCCTACCGGGCCCACGGCGCCCTGCCCCTGCGGAGGCGGCAGAGCACTTTGCGGGCGCTGGAGGAGGGCAGGGCGGACATCCTCCTGGCCAGCGAGGAATGGCTGTGCCGGGGCGGCCTGCCGGAGCCGCCTCCGGCAGTAGTGGTCGTTAGCGGTGCCGGCTTGCCTTCCCGGGTTGGGTCATCGTGGGCAGGCACGCAGGTGCTGGTCCGCTTCGCCTGGGAGGGGTCGGGCCCAGGGGTACCCGCCGCGGTGGACGAGAGGCACGTGCGGGCCAACCTGCGCTTGGTCGACCGGCGGGGGGCGGATCTGGAAGCGGTGATCGGGCGGCCGCCCGAGGGGGAGAAGACACTGGTCTTCCTGCCCGAAGCCGCTGAGGCGGTGGCGCTGGCCGACCGGCTACGCCAGAGGATGGGTCCTGCCGTGGCCTACTACCACGGCCGCCTCCCCGTCCGCGTGCGCCGCGTCCTGGAACAGCTTTTCCTGGACGGCGGGATCTCCCTCCTGGTGACCACAGCGGCGTTTCCGGAGCTCTTTGCCCCCGGCGACATCACCCGGGTGATCCTGGCCGGCCTCCCACGCAGCCGCGGAGAGCTGGTGGAGGTAGCCGCGCTGGCCGGACTGTCGGGGAGGGCCGCCTCGACGGTCCTGGCCTACAGTCAGGAAGATGTCGTCCGCGCCCGCGCCCGCCTGGACGAGCAGTTTCCCCCGCGCGCCCGGCTGGCGGACCTCTACCGTCTGCTCCGGGACGCGCCCCAGGAGGCGCTGGTCTGGCCTGGGGAGGCCTTGGACCGCCTCCTCCAGCCATCTGGCTGGTCCCCCGTGGCCACGGAGGCGGCGCTGGAGATCCTGGCGGAGGTCGGGGTGATTCAGCGGGAGGAGGCCGATGGCCGATGGCGCCTGGAGCCGGTGGTGGCCGCCCGCCGGGAGCTGTCGGCCTCCGTCTGGTTCGCCGAGGGGATGCGCGAGCGGGCCGCCCTGGAGGCCATGCTGCCGTGGGCGTTCGGGCCCGCCTCCGCCATCCTGCAGACGCTGGCCGCGCCCGTCGCACGCGGCGCCCCGCCGTGA
- a CDS encoding LapA family protein — translation MRGLISLGVLLLAAATIFALQNPSTVTLRFVAWSLSTTLALAVIGAAVLGGLIVYVASVVSHGALRGRLRAAEARLREWERERATSGQAPGSAPRS, via the coding sequence GTGCGCGGGCTGATTTCGCTGGGGGTGCTGTTGCTGGCGGCGGCGACCATCTTCGCCCTGCAGAACCCTTCGACCGTCACCCTGCGCTTTGTGGCCTGGTCGCTCTCTACGACCCTGGCACTGGCGGTGATCGGTGCCGCGGTGCTGGGGGGGCTGATCGTCTACGTGGCCAGCGTTGTCTCTCACGGCGCCCTGCGGGGGCGCCTGCGGGCGGCGGAGGCGCGCCTGCGGGAGTGGGAAAGGGAAAGGGCCACCTCCGGCCAGGCACCCGGTTCCGCGCCGCGCTCCTAG
- a CDS encoding DUF72 domain-containing protein: MGPVPDAAGAPAAPLVYHGCEIYTGTCSWADPGFAGEFYPEGVRTRPRARLRYYASVFPTVEVDASYHALQPAERAVQWAETVPPPFVFNVKAFAWLTWHDSDPARLPRGIFPLLPKPLQVLKSLSPMRLPEEILTAVWDYFAAFVDALRLRERLGYVLFQFPKGQGFTQELFHYLDAWALYLENWPVAIEVRHREWLEGKARRTLLGYLREHGFAHVIADLAPVRYLPAPLVETTTDWSLVRFHGRNPALAEHGVSTARAYDYLYSSDELRPWVETAERLAGDVRRLYLMFNNHFRGNSARNARELQMMLAQRLRLHGPAAHLVGPEAPHAESDLTARE; the protein is encoded by the coding sequence ATGGGCCCAGTTCCCGATGCCGCCGGTGCTCCCGCGGCGCCCCTGGTCTATCACGGTTGCGAAATCTATACAGGGACCTGCTCCTGGGCTGACCCCGGCTTCGCGGGCGAGTTCTACCCCGAAGGGGTGCGCACCCGGCCCCGCGCCCGGCTGCGCTACTACGCCAGCGTCTTCCCCACCGTAGAGGTGGACGCCTCTTACCACGCGCTGCAGCCGGCGGAGCGGGCGGTGCAGTGGGCGGAGACCGTCCCGCCCCCGTTCGTCTTCAACGTCAAAGCCTTCGCCTGGCTCACCTGGCACGACAGCGACCCGGCGCGCCTGCCCCGGGGGATCTTCCCGCTGCTGCCCAAACCGCTGCAGGTGCTGAAGAGCCTCTCCCCTATGCGCCTGCCCGAGGAGATCCTCACAGCGGTGTGGGACTACTTCGCCGCCTTCGTGGACGCGCTGCGCCTGCGGGAGCGGCTGGGGTACGTCCTCTTCCAGTTCCCCAAGGGGCAGGGCTTCACCCAGGAGCTCTTCCACTACCTGGATGCCTGGGCCCTTTATCTGGAGAACTGGCCCGTGGCCATCGAGGTGCGGCACCGGGAGTGGCTGGAGGGCAAAGCCCGGCGCACTCTGCTGGGCTACCTGCGGGAGCATGGCTTCGCCCACGTCATCGCCGACCTGGCGCCGGTGCGCTACCTCCCTGCCCCCCTGGTGGAGACGACCACTGACTGGAGCCTGGTCCGGTTCCACGGACGCAACCCGGCGCTGGCGGAGCATGGCGTCTCCACGGCCCGGGCCTACGACTACCTGTACTCCTCCGATGAGCTGCGCCCCTGGGTAGAGACCGCAGAGCGGCTGGCCGGCGACGTGCGCCGGCTCTATCTGATGTTCAACAACCACTTCCGCGGGAACTCTGCCCGCAACGCGCGGGAGCTGCAGATGATGCTGGCGCAGCGCCTGCGCCTGCACGGCCCCGCGGCGCACCTGGTGGGGCCGGAGGCCCCCCACGCCGAATCGGACCTGACGGCGCGGGAGTGA
- a CDS encoding HD domain-containing protein, whose protein sequence is MLDESLLKEARILIVDDEKASVRLLERLLRACGWTNLRSTYDPRTVCTLIRTFRPDLVLLDLHMPHAGGLEVLAQTRALLAAEGVPILIVTADDGPGVRETVLEAGASDFMAKPVDAAALPLRVRALLEARLRRLQERGPGPFLEESAASRAEGVVALDVEALERLALVAEYRDDLSRGEHVKRVGQASALLARALGLGEAEVEMVRLAAPLHDLGKIAIPESILLKPGRLTPEELTVMQSHTSLGAAMLAGSRHPVLQMAQRIALSHHERWDGGGFPQGLRGEAIPLEARIVAVADAFDAMSADRPYRLALSSEEVWEILVDGAGKQWDLQVVDALASLVGPQVQVDRPFDLSAFLQREQAMLDPRR, encoded by the coding sequence ATGCTGGATGAGAGCTTGCTGAAGGAGGCCCGCATCCTCATCGTCGACGACGAGAAGGCCAGCGTCCGCCTGCTGGAGCGCCTGCTGCGCGCCTGCGGGTGGACCAACCTGCGCAGCACCTACGATCCCCGGACCGTCTGCACGCTGATCCGGACCTTCCGACCCGATCTGGTCCTGCTGGACCTGCACATGCCCCACGCCGGCGGCCTGGAGGTCCTGGCCCAGACCCGGGCGTTGCTCGCCGCCGAAGGGGTCCCCATCCTCATTGTCACAGCAGATGACGGGCCTGGGGTCAGGGAGACCGTGCTGGAGGCGGGGGCCAGCGACTTCATGGCCAAACCCGTGGACGCTGCCGCTCTGCCGCTGCGGGTGCGCGCCCTCCTGGAGGCCCGCCTCCGCCGCCTGCAGGAACGCGGGCCCGGGCCATTCCTGGAAGAGTCCGCGGCATCCCGTGCGGAGGGGGTGGTGGCGCTGGACGTGGAAGCACTGGAGCGGCTGGCCCTGGTGGCGGAATACCGTGACGACCTCTCACGCGGCGAGCACGTGAAGCGCGTGGGCCAGGCCTCCGCCCTCCTGGCGCGCGCCCTTGGCCTGGGGGAGGCCGAAGTGGAGATGGTGCGGCTGGCCGCCCCGCTGCACGATCTGGGGAAGATTGCCATTCCCGAGTCCATCCTGCTGAAGCCGGGCCGCCTGACGCCCGAGGAGCTGACGGTGATGCAGAGCCACACGTCCCTGGGCGCGGCCATGCTCGCGGGCAGCCGGCATCCCGTCCTGCAGATGGCCCAGCGGATCGCCCTCTCTCACCACGAACGATGGGACGGCGGGGGCTTTCCCCAGGGGCTGCGTGGTGAGGCCATTCCGCTGGAGGCGCGCATCGTGGCCGTAGCGGATGCCTTCGACGCCATGAGCGCCGACCGGCCGTACCGTCTCGCGCTCTCCTCGGAGGAGGTGTGGGAGATCCTGGTGGACGGAGCGGGGAAGCAGTGGGACCTGCAGGTGGTTGACGCTCTGGCCTCCCTGGTGGGCCCACAGGTGCAGGTGGACCGTCCCTTCGACCTGTCCGCCTTCCTCCAGCGGGAGCAGGCGATGCTGGACCCGCGGCGATAG